A stretch of the Haloarcula ordinaria genome encodes the following:
- a CDS encoding DUF1059 domain-containing protein, which translates to MAKQLSCRDAGNDCDFEIRSEDEDQLISFVKQHSMETHDTELSDSDVRGLWETV; encoded by the coding sequence ATGGCGAAACAACTCAGCTGTCGAGACGCCGGGAACGACTGCGACTTCGAGATTCGGTCCGAGGACGAAGACCAACTCATCTCGTTCGTCAAACAACACTCGATGGAGACGCACGACACGGAGCTGTCGGACAGCGACGTCCGTGGCCTGTGGGAGACGGTCTGA
- a CDS encoding enoyl-CoA hydratase/isomerase family protein gives MTTDAVELRIADGVATVTLNRPDVRNAMDVDTAGVLVDRFETIAESDARCVVVEGAGDAFCAGGDIGAMVEGVANEVPPADRVEHAAAAINDAVEAVYDCRLPVVAKLDGAAFGAGAGLALACDVQLANPSARLSFGFRRVGLAVDSGISYFLPRLVGPNKAKELVFTGATVGAEEALELGLVTQLFDAGSFDTEVESTVETIASGPTVALTQSKRLVDRGVESSFEQALDREATAQGIAFTTRDHDEGARAFMEQRDPEFEGR, from the coding sequence ATGACCACAGACGCCGTGGAACTGCGTATCGCCGACGGGGTGGCGACGGTGACCCTGAACAGGCCCGACGTCCGGAACGCCATGGACGTCGACACCGCCGGGGTACTGGTCGACCGCTTCGAGACCATCGCCGAGAGCGACGCCCGCTGTGTCGTCGTCGAGGGCGCGGGCGACGCGTTCTGTGCCGGCGGCGACATCGGGGCGATGGTCGAGGGCGTCGCGAACGAGGTGCCGCCAGCGGACAGGGTGGAACACGCCGCCGCGGCCATCAACGATGCTGTCGAAGCAGTCTACGACTGCCGACTCCCGGTCGTCGCGAAACTCGACGGCGCGGCGTTCGGTGCGGGCGCAGGACTCGCACTGGCCTGCGACGTACAACTCGCGAATCCGAGCGCGAGACTTAGCTTCGGTTTCCGGCGTGTCGGACTCGCCGTCGACTCCGGTATCTCCTACTTCCTGCCGCGACTCGTCGGGCCGAACAAGGCGAAGGAACTCGTCTTCACCGGAGCGACGGTCGGGGCCGAGGAAGCGCTGGAACTCGGGCTGGTCACACAGCTGTTCGATGCCGGATCGTTCGACACGGAGGTCGAGTCGACGGTCGAAACAATCGCCTCGGGGCCCACCGTCGCGCTGACCCAGTCGAAGCGGCTCGTCGACCGCGGCGTCGAGTCCTCGTTCGAGCAGGCACTCGACCGCGAGGCCACGGCCCAGGGCATCGCCTTCACGACCCGAGACCACGACGAGGGGGCGCGGGCGTTCATGGAACAGCGGGACCCGGAGTTCGAGGGACGCTGA
- a CDS encoding ribbon-helix-helix domain-containing protein — translation MPKVEITVPEHLEMQIAQLVEQGEFINREEAIEDLLSTGLKAYKTSGPQDQDEEPGFEDDGMMGHDDEYVF, via the coding sequence ATGCCAAAGGTAGAGATAACGGTCCCGGAGCACCTCGAGATGCAGATTGCCCAGCTGGTCGAGCAGGGCGAGTTCATCAACCGCGAGGAAGCCATCGAAGACCTCCTCTCGACGGGTCTCAAGGCGTACAAGACCTCCGGACCACAAGATCAGGACGAGGAACCAGGGTTCGAAGACGACGGGATGATGGGACACGACGACGAGTACGTCTTCTGA
- a CDS encoding cryptochrome/photolyase family protein, protein MRIHWHRRDLRVADNAALARATPDDPVVPVFVFDRDVLTHAGPPRVAFMLDALDSLAEQYRDAGSQLLVVHGDPRSVLPDLARELGADHVTWGRDYSGLARERDAAVRRALDDADVTREAVQNAVLHEPGEITTNDGDPYSVFTYFGRKWQDREKAPPYDQPSDEALAAVDARELGDMAGTDRPTLTDLGFDTPEADVPAAGTDAARDLLADFLDEAVYRYDDRRDYPADDCTSRLSAHLKFGTIGIREVYERTVAARDVVEPGSDRDDSVGEFLSQLAWREFYTQVLAANPNVVTANYKSYERPIEWNHDPEALQAWKDGETGYPIVDAGMRQLRAEAFMHNRVRMIVASFLTKDLLIDWREGYDWFREKLVDHDTANDNGGWQWAASTGTDAQPYFRIFNPMTQGERYDPDAEYIKRYVPELRDAGAEIIHGWHEASLTQRRNAAPDYPAPIVDHSDRREQAIEMFERARGDG, encoded by the coding sequence ATGCGCATTCACTGGCACCGTCGGGACCTGCGGGTGGCCGACAACGCCGCGCTCGCACGGGCGACGCCGGACGACCCGGTCGTCCCGGTCTTCGTCTTCGACCGCGACGTCCTCACCCACGCTGGTCCGCCTCGCGTCGCGTTCATGCTCGACGCGCTCGACAGTCTCGCCGAGCAGTACCGTGACGCCGGCAGTCAGCTCCTCGTCGTCCACGGCGACCCCCGTTCGGTCCTCCCGGACCTGGCCCGCGAACTCGGTGCCGACCACGTCACCTGGGGCCGGGACTACTCCGGTCTCGCCCGTGAGCGCGACGCGGCGGTCCGGCGTGCGCTCGACGACGCCGACGTGACCCGCGAGGCCGTCCAGAACGCCGTCCTGCACGAACCGGGCGAGATAACGACGAACGACGGCGACCCCTACAGTGTCTTCACCTACTTCGGCCGGAAGTGGCAGGACCGGGAGAAAGCCCCGCCGTACGACCAACCGAGTGACGAGGCGCTCGCGGCCGTCGATGCGAGGGAACTCGGGGACATGGCCGGTACCGACCGCCCGACGCTCACGGATCTCGGGTTCGACACGCCGGAGGCGGACGTACCGGCGGCGGGGACAGACGCGGCGCGGGACCTGCTCGCGGACTTTCTCGATGAAGCCGTCTACCGCTACGACGACCGGCGGGACTACCCGGCCGACGACTGCACGTCGCGGCTCTCGGCGCACCTCAAGTTCGGGACCATCGGCATCAGAGAGGTCTACGAGCGGACCGTCGCTGCCCGCGACGTCGTCGAGCCGGGCAGCGACCGGGACGACTCCGTCGGGGAGTTCCTCTCCCAGCTGGCCTGGCGGGAGTTCTACACCCAGGTGCTGGCCGCGAACCCCAACGTCGTCACGGCGAACTACAAGTCCTACGAGCGCCCTATCGAGTGGAACCACGACCCAGAGGCCCTGCAGGCCTGGAAGGACGGCGAGACGGGCTACCCCATCGTCGACGCGGGGATGCGCCAGCTGCGGGCCGAGGCGTTCATGCACAACCGCGTGCGGATGATCGTCGCCTCCTTCCTGACGAAGGACCTCCTCATCGACTGGCGCGAGGGGTACGACTGGTTCCGCGAGAAGCTGGTCGACCACGACACCGCCAACGACAACGGCGGCTGGCAGTGGGCCGCCTCGACGGGGACCGACGCCCAACCCTACTTCCGCATCTTCAACCCGATGACGCAGGGCGAGCGATACGACCCGGACGCCGAGTACATCAAGCGGTACGTCCCGGAACTGCGGGACGCGGGGGCGGAGATAATCCACGGCTGGCACGAGGCGTCGCTCACCCAGCGGCGCAACGCGGCCCCCGACTATCCGGCCCCCATCGTCGACCACAGCGACCGGCGCGAACAGGCCATCGAGATGTTCGAGCGGGCCCGCGGGGACGGGTAG
- the menD gene encoding 2-succinyl-5-enolpyruvyl-6-hydroxy-3-cyclohexene-1-carboxylic-acid synthase — protein sequence MSHPNVNTLWAETLVDELVAGGVDAACLSPGSRSTPLTVAFAEHPDVQVFSHLDERSAAFFALGRARRTGRPTPLVCTSGTAAANFHPAVIEANQSGVPMLLLTADRPPELIDSGANQTVDQEKLYGDSVRWYRDMPEPEAEPRKVRMLRTTAARALGESTGVDPGPVHLNCRFRKPLEPTPVPADDPAGVPDDWAEDHPLEADGRDGPFVQTSTGRPTLDEAAHERVARAISDAERGLVVAGPADGGLGRDALGRLVEATGFPVLADPLSDLRFGPHVDALDAPVCGGYDAYVGSEATAAWDDPDVVLRFGASPTSKPLRQYLRDADCRQFVVDPTGDWTEAEFTATDLLVADEDATALALADRVEGAGLEPWRDRFAAAERVHWQAVAERRTEADWEGGVLSDVFENAPDPATVFVSNSMPVRDADRFGRPRSADLTVLGNRGASGIDGVTSTALGAGSATEDPLVLVTGDLAYYHDMNGLLALGRCAVDATIVLVNNDGGGIFHVLPIEAHETFEEQFKTPHGLDFGPTGDLYGLEFRRIDGRDDFRAAFNESVTRDGTQVLEVQFDAAESHEVRDALAARVREAIASR from the coding sequence ATGAGTCACCCGAACGTCAACACGCTGTGGGCCGAGACGCTGGTCGACGAGCTCGTCGCCGGCGGCGTCGACGCCGCCTGTCTCTCACCGGGGAGTCGGTCGACGCCGCTGACCGTCGCGTTCGCCGAGCACCCGGACGTGCAGGTGTTCTCGCATCTGGACGAGCGCTCCGCAGCCTTCTTCGCGCTCGGACGGGCGCGAAGAACCGGGCGACCGACTCCGCTGGTCTGTACCTCGGGGACCGCGGCGGCGAACTTCCACCCCGCGGTCATCGAGGCGAATCAGTCGGGCGTCCCGATGCTCCTCTTGACGGCCGACCGCCCGCCGGAACTCATCGACAGCGGTGCCAACCAGACCGTCGACCAGGAGAAGCTGTACGGCGATTCGGTCCGGTGGTACCGCGACATGCCCGAACCGGAGGCCGAGCCACGGAAGGTGCGCATGTTGCGGACTACGGCCGCCCGAGCACTCGGCGAGTCGACCGGCGTGGACCCGGGGCCGGTCCACCTCAACTGTCGCTTCCGAAAGCCACTGGAACCGACCCCGGTTCCCGCGGACGACCCGGCGGGCGTCCCCGACGATTGGGCTGAAGACCACCCGCTCGAAGCCGACGGCCGCGACGGCCCGTTCGTGCAGACGTCGACCGGGAGACCGACGCTCGACGAGGCGGCGCACGAACGCGTTGCGAGAGCAATCAGTGACGCCGAGCGTGGCCTCGTCGTCGCGGGCCCCGCCGACGGTGGACTCGGTAGGGACGCGCTCGGGCGACTCGTCGAGGCGACCGGATTCCCGGTGCTCGCAGACCCGCTCTCGGACCTCCGATTCGGCCCGCACGTCGACGCGCTCGACGCGCCGGTCTGTGGCGGCTACGACGCCTACGTCGGCTCCGAGGCGACGGCTGCGTGGGACGACCCCGACGTCGTGCTCCGGTTCGGGGCGTCACCGACCTCTAAGCCCCTCCGGCAGTACCTCCGCGACGCCGACTGCCGGCAGTTCGTCGTCGACCCGACGGGCGACTGGACGGAGGCAGAGTTCACCGCGACGGACCTGCTGGTGGCCGACGAGGACGCCACCGCGCTGGCCCTCGCCGACCGGGTCGAGGGCGCCGGACTGGAGCCGTGGCGCGACCGGTTCGCCGCTGCCGAGCGGGTCCACTGGCAGGCAGTGGCGGAGCGCCGTACAGAAGCCGACTGGGAAGGTGGCGTCCTCTCGGACGTCTTCGAGAACGCACCGGACCCGGCGACCGTGTTCGTCTCCAACAGCATGCCGGTCAGGGACGCCGACCGGTTCGGCCGGCCGCGGAGTGCCGACCTCACCGTGCTGGGCAACCGGGGCGCGAGCGGTATCGACGGCGTCACCTCGACGGCGCTGGGCGCGGGGAGCGCGACCGAGGACCCGCTCGTGCTGGTGACCGGCGACCTGGCGTACTACCACGACATGAACGGCCTGCTCGCGCTGGGTCGCTGTGCCGTCGACGCGACCATCGTCCTCGTGAACAACGACGGCGGGGGCATCTTCCACGTCCTCCCCATCGAGGCACACGAGACGTTCGAAGAGCAGTTCAAGACGCCACATGGGCTGGATTTCGGGCCGACCGGGGACCTCTACGGACTGGAGTTCCGGCGCATCGATGGCCGGGACGACTTCCGGGCGGCGTTCAACGAGTCGGTTACGCGTGACGGGACGCAGGTGCTCGAAGTCCAGTTCGACGCCGCAGAGAGCCACGAGGTGCGGGACGCCCTAGCCGCACGCGTCCGCGAGGCTATCGCCAGTCGCTGA
- a CDS encoding RAD55 family ATPase has translation MYNLSSVLDFEELRDVRPGSSILLSGPAMSGKQRLAYDILMDGARDGEGAVVVSTNDSAPAIAEEFQTGVPDLADSQLGIVDCRGEGGTEADAPDGTFVHKVSSPGDLTGIGIGITKALEGLHTSGRTSGRLALVSLSTMLTYTDKKTVFKFCHVLSSRLDTADYVGVFTIDSGAHDTQTLQVIKQAFDGLIEVREAEAGGREARVLGLASEPTAWKQL, from the coding sequence ATGTATAATCTATCGTCTGTCCTCGATTTCGAGGAACTGCGCGACGTTCGTCCCGGGTCGAGTATCCTCCTCTCCGGCCCGGCGATGAGTGGGAAGCAACGGCTGGCGTACGACATCCTGATGGACGGTGCTCGCGATGGCGAAGGGGCCGTGGTCGTCAGTACCAACGACAGCGCACCGGCTATCGCAGAGGAGTTCCAAACCGGGGTCCCAGACCTGGCCGACTCGCAGCTCGGCATCGTCGACTGCCGGGGCGAGGGCGGCACAGAGGCCGACGCGCCCGACGGGACGTTCGTCCACAAGGTGTCGTCGCCGGGGGACCTGACCGGCATCGGTATCGGCATCACGAAAGCGCTCGAGGGGCTCCACACGTCCGGCCGGACCAGCGGACGACTGGCGCTGGTGTCCCTGTCGACGATGCTGACCTACACCGACAAGAAGACCGTGTTCAAGTTCTGTCACGTCCTCTCCTCACGGCTGGATACGGCCGACTACGTCGGTGTCTTCACCATCGACTCCGGCGCGCACGACACCCAGACGCTCCAGGTCATCAAACAGGCGTTCGACGGCCTCATCGAGGTCCGCGAGGCGGAGGCCGGGGGGCGCGAGGCCCGCGTCCTGGGCCTCGCCAGCGAACCGACGGCCTGGAAACAGCTCTGA
- a CDS encoding MBL fold metallo-hydrolase, which translates to MIRNLARGVQSFTSNAFLVTGERTALVDVGNEFDVVEAVREHTADLDAVVLTHTHYDHVGNLADVVAAFDVEVWGQDPAQDGVDHGIEDGDHVTLGDHDYLAVHTPGHKEDHLCFYSAAADVLFAGDLVFANGSFGRTDLEEGDRDTLVDSIARLLDVIDEELAEMHTGHGPSVTDTPYRDVELSWQAAKF; encoded by the coding sequence ATGATTCGGAACCTCGCGCGCGGCGTCCAGTCGTTCACCAGCAACGCCTTTCTCGTCACCGGCGAGCGAACGGCGCTGGTCGACGTCGGTAACGAGTTCGACGTCGTAGAGGCCGTCCGTGAACACACAGCGGACCTGGACGCCGTGGTCCTGACACACACGCACTACGACCACGTCGGCAACCTCGCGGACGTCGTGGCGGCCTTCGACGTCGAGGTGTGGGGCCAGGACCCGGCCCAGGACGGCGTCGACCACGGTATCGAAGACGGCGACCACGTCACACTGGGCGACCACGATTACCTGGCAGTCCATACGCCGGGCCACAAGGAAGACCATCTCTGCTTCTACTCGGCGGCCGCCGATGTCCTGTTCGCCGGCGACCTCGTGTTCGCGAACGGGAGTTTCGGCCGGACCGACCTCGAGGAAGGCGACCGCGACACGCTCGTCGACAGCATCGCGCGACTGCTCGACGTGATTGACGAGGAGTTGGCCGAGATGCACACCGGCCACGGCCCGAGCGTCACCGACACGCCGTATCGCGACGTCGAGCTCTCCTGGCAGGCCGCTAAATTCTGA
- the sod gene encoding superoxide dismutase has protein sequence MSEHSDPELPPLPYDYDALEPHISEQVLTWHHDTHHQGYVNGLDAAEKTLAENRESGDHSSTAGALGNVTHNGCGHYLHTLFWDNMDPNGGGEPEGALRDRIEADFGSYEGWKAEFEAAAGAAGGWALLVYDPVAKQLRNVKVDKHDQGALWGAHPVLALDVWEHSYYYDYGPDRGSFIDAFFEVVDWDHAAAQFEKSVQHFE, from the coding sequence ATGTCCGAACACTCTGACCCGGAACTACCACCACTACCGTATGACTACGACGCACTGGAACCCCACATCTCCGAACAGGTGCTCACCTGGCACCACGATACCCACCACCAGGGGTACGTAAACGGCCTCGACGCGGCCGAGAAGACCCTCGCCGAGAACCGCGAGTCGGGAGACCACTCCTCGACCGCCGGTGCCCTCGGGAACGTCACACACAACGGGTGTGGCCACTATCTCCACACGCTGTTCTGGGACAACATGGACCCGAACGGCGGTGGCGAACCCGAAGGTGCCCTCCGCGACCGCATCGAGGCGGACTTCGGCTCCTACGAGGGCTGGAAGGCCGAGTTCGAGGCCGCCGCGGGCGCCGCCGGTGGCTGGGCGCTCCTGGTCTACGACCCTGTCGCCAAGCAACTGCGCAACGTCAAGGTCGACAAGCACGACCAGGGCGCGCTCTGGGGCGCACATCCCGTCCTGGCGCTCGACGTCTGGGAGCACTCCTACTACTACGACTACGGACCGGACCGCGGCAGCTTCATCGACGCCTTCTTCGAGGTCGTCGACTGGGACCACGCCGCAGCACAGTTCGAGAAGTCGGTCCAGCACTTCGAGTAA
- a CDS encoding UPF0058 family protein, producing MHKDELLELHEQMVTIMEFFRDEMDSVDPELFDQYQELDVRPSDVHKSKSEHKHAVFVLGNALATAMSEDEFSDAGRVGKRMQELAEDAERKL from the coding sequence ATGCACAAAGACGAGCTGCTAGAGTTACACGAACAGATGGTGACGATTATGGAGTTCTTCCGCGACGAGATGGACTCCGTCGACCCGGAGCTGTTCGACCAGTACCAGGAACTCGACGTCCGGCCCTCGGACGTCCACAAGTCGAAGAGCGAGCACAAACACGCGGTGTTCGTCCTCGGCAACGCGCTGGCCACCGCGATGAGCGAAGACGAGTTCTCGGACGCCGGCCGCGTCGGCAAGCGGATGCAGGAGCTGGCCGAAGACGCGGAGCGCAAACTGTAG
- a CDS encoding DUF5827 family protein translates to MPATKDEFDELLSFELHEPADILDPDLLYTIPELARLLQGLPVDAELSDFNESVFIDWAIPWMIYNQDDLVFAEPNDEDVVGLYGLADE, encoded by the coding sequence ATGCCTGCGACGAAGGACGAATTCGACGAGCTGCTGTCGTTCGAGCTGCACGAACCCGCGGACATCCTGGACCCGGACCTGCTGTACACGATTCCGGAGCTGGCCCGGTTGCTCCAGGGTCTCCCCGTCGACGCCGAACTGAGCGACTTCAACGAGTCGGTGTTCATCGACTGGGCCATCCCCTGGATGATCTACAACCAGGACGACCTGGTGTTCGCGGAACCGAACGACGAGGACGTGGTCGGCCTCTACGGCCTCGCAGACGAATGA
- a CDS encoding J domain-containing protein gives MTETFYEVLGVAPDATTDEIRAAYRERLKTVHPDVNDEADAEVSTRKLIDARDVLVDEDERERYDRLGHEAYVSGDKSDGESDVARAARDVGYGGEAASDRRERARSTVRDARARARERRERERRAAERVSQRRETETTTEGATTGGSGRSTASPGHPSSATSAGGDSTGGPAWATSGGYRSGGSRNWVSTADDWTPSGRDLTLLGITFALYPVLLFSALVPAFPLFVNVVLGACLVLVVGYLQSMPRIALLVFGPWSIVMPFVLVGLNLSLVSLVGIAVLLATWLPFGFTILTISVLRL, from the coding sequence ATGACCGAGACGTTCTACGAGGTACTCGGCGTCGCACCGGACGCGACGACCGACGAGATACGGGCCGCCTATCGAGAGCGCCTGAAGACGGTCCATCCCGACGTGAACGACGAGGCCGACGCCGAGGTGTCCACGCGCAAACTCATCGACGCCCGCGACGTCCTGGTCGACGAGGACGAGCGCGAGCGCTACGACCGTCTCGGCCACGAGGCATACGTGAGCGGTGATAAGAGCGACGGAGAGAGCGATGTCGCCAGAGCGGCCAGGGACGTGGGGTACGGCGGCGAGGCTGCGTCCGACCGGCGAGAGCGCGCCCGTTCGACGGTCAGGGACGCCAGAGCGCGAGCACGGGAGCGCCGCGAGCGAGAGCGACGCGCTGCCGAGCGCGTCTCCCAGCGTCGGGAGACAGAGACGACAACGGAGGGTGCCACGACCGGCGGGAGCGGCCGTTCGACCGCGAGTCCCGGGCACCCGAGTTCGGCGACTTCGGCGGGGGGTGACAGTACAGGCGGGCCTGCCTGGGCGACGTCCGGAGGATACCGCAGCGGTGGGTCCCGGAACTGGGTGTCGACCGCCGACGACTGGACCCCGTCCGGTCGCGACCTGACGCTGCTCGGAATCACGTTCGCGCTCTATCCAGTCCTGCTGTTCAGCGCCCTGGTCCCCGCGTTCCCGCTGTTCGTCAACGTCGTCCTCGGCGCCTGTCTGGTGCTCGTCGTCGGCTACCTCCAGTCGATGCCCCGCATCGCCTTGCTGGTGTTCGGTCCCTGGAGCATCGTCATGCCGTTCGTCCTCGTCGGCCTGAACCTCTCGCTCGTCTCGCTCGTCGGCATCGCCGTCCTGCTTGCGACCTGGCTCCCGTTCGGATTCACTATCCTGACCATCTCCGTCCTTCGCCTCTAG
- a CDS encoding ATPase yields MNLLVAGADRVDAGKTTFTVGLLERTGARGYKPRAGNNYWFDHDDYERATSEGRLYGKDAKRLAAATPDEVTPEDVNPIHRLWHPSAGAGTGLLGREHEQFVVDRVGEEFVVNGSIDLPESVEERLPLAAAPRVTSVPDFNDLMSAMHVPALEAIAEDIATEQRAVVESYGDIARPLSGLEPDAVAVVEPGRARFYDGSRYAKACEIATGSPEEGQLEERVGNVVDLIERTGAVRLPALTGEEQRDPAAVADAYDHAYDALLATAFD; encoded by the coding sequence ATGAACCTCCTCGTCGCCGGCGCCGACCGGGTCGACGCCGGCAAGACGACGTTCACCGTGGGGCTGTTGGAACGGACGGGGGCGCGCGGCTACAAGCCCCGGGCCGGGAACAACTACTGGTTCGACCACGACGACTACGAGCGAGCGACGAGTGAGGGGCGACTCTACGGGAAGGACGCCAAGCGACTCGCGGCCGCGACGCCCGACGAGGTCACGCCCGAGGACGTCAACCCCATCCATCGGCTGTGGCACCCCTCGGCCGGTGCGGGGACCGGACTGCTGGGCCGCGAGCACGAGCAGTTCGTCGTCGACCGGGTCGGCGAGGAGTTCGTCGTCAACGGGTCTATCGACCTCCCCGAGTCGGTCGAGGAGCGCCTGCCACTGGCGGCCGCACCGCGTGTCACCTCGGTGCCCGACTTCAACGACCTCATGAGTGCGATGCACGTCCCGGCGCTCGAGGCTATCGCCGAAGATATCGCGACCGAGCAGCGCGCTGTCGTCGAGTCGTACGGCGACATCGCCCGCCCGCTGTCCGGGCTCGAACCGGACGCGGTCGCCGTCGTCGAACCCGGTCGGGCGCGGTTCTACGACGGAAGTCGGTACGCCAAAGCGTGTGAAATCGCGACCGGGAGCCCGGAGGAGGGCCAGCTGGAAGAGCGGGTCGGGAACGTCGTGGACCTCATCGAGCGGACCGGGGCCGTTCGGCTGCCGGCGCTCACGGGTGAGGAGCAGCGCGACCCGGCCGCCGTCGCCGATGCGTACGACCACGCCTACGACGCGCTGCTGGCGACGGCGTTCGACTGA
- a CDS encoding response regulator transcription factor: MSDLDPPVVLIVEDEPDVAETYKLWLQDEYEVRMAQNGDEGLEMLDESVDVVLLDRMMPGLSGDEVLERIGQRALNCRVAMVTAVEPDFDILEMGFDAYLSKPIRSKQLHDTVSNLLERSEYDTLLQEYYALVEKQATLEATKSTAELAESPEYEELTEDITEMRDGLSETLGGIEDDSDFIATLRGLSTDEE; the protein is encoded by the coding sequence ATGTCAGATTTGGACCCCCCTGTCGTTCTCATCGTGGAAGACGAGCCAGACGTCGCGGAGACCTACAAACTCTGGCTCCAAGACGAGTACGAGGTTCGGATGGCCCAGAACGGCGACGAGGGCCTGGAGATGCTCGACGAGTCCGTCGATGTCGTCCTCCTCGACCGGATGATGCCCGGCCTCTCGGGCGACGAGGTGCTCGAACGCATCGGCCAGCGAGCACTCAACTGTCGGGTCGCGATGGTGACGGCAGTGGAACCCGACTTCGACATCCTGGAGATGGGGTTCGATGCCTACCTCTCGAAGCCGATCCGGAGCAAGCAACTGCACGACACCGTCTCGAATCTGCTGGAGCGCTCTGAGTACGACACACTCCTGCAGGAGTACTACGCCCTCGTCGAGAAGCAGGCGACGCTCGAGGCCACGAAATCCACCGCCGAACTGGCCGAGAGCCCCGAGTACGAAGAGTTGACCGAGGACATCACGGAGATGCGCGACGGACTCTCGGAGACCCTCGGTGGTATCGAGGACGACTCCGATTTCATCGCGACGCTCCGCGGATTGAGCACTGACGAGGAGTAA
- a CDS encoding isochorismate synthase: protein MEPLRGEEATVGETAVVARGCRVDCAPIRGVLQTDERPRFAWATGTETVAARGAAVTVTAEGSTRFEDVRERAESLFESCSVQPGLPRAARPRLFGGFAFHDGDTTDADSPWDGFPGAAFFLPAVQLTQTGDDAWLTTIATGPDASTAAERSLETWRDRLEEMDAGPVADSPGIDHVERTPTRAGWREQVRAALESVERGDLQKVVLAQSLQVSLRDGLSVPDVLGRLARRYPDCYRFMLSLADAGTFFGATPERLVSVRGRTVRTEALAGSTGRGDTPAEDEWLASELLESEKDRHEQQLVADAIREQLEPFASSVRTGDVSVRRLATVQHLRTSITAELDSDRHVLELVEALHPTPAVGGLPPDAALRTIRETEAFDRGWYAAPVGWVDAGGNGSFAVGIRSAVARGRLATLFAGAGIVSDSDPDREWDEVQLKYRPMLDELE, encoded by the coding sequence ATGGAACCACTGCGTGGCGAGGAGGCGACGGTCGGTGAGACGGCGGTCGTCGCACGTGGGTGTCGCGTCGACTGTGCGCCGATTCGGGGGGTTCTCCAGACGGACGAGCGGCCGCGGTTCGCGTGGGCCACGGGGACCGAGACGGTGGCCGCCCGGGGCGCGGCCGTTACCGTCACGGCCGAGGGCTCGACCCGGTTCGAGGACGTCCGCGAGCGGGCCGAGAGCCTCTTCGAATCGTGTTCGGTCCAGCCAGGCCTCCCCCGCGCGGCTCGCCCGCGCCTGTTCGGAGGGTTCGCCTTCCACGACGGGGATACGACAGACGCCGACTCCCCCTGGGACGGGTTCCCCGGGGCCGCGTTCTTTCTCCCGGCGGTCCAGCTGACCCAGACGGGAGACGACGCGTGGCTCACGACGATTGCCACGGGTCCGGACGCGAGCACGGCGGCAGAACGGTCACTCGAGACGTGGCGGGACCGACTGGAGGAGATGGACGCTGGCCCAGTCGCCGATTCGCCGGGCATCGACCACGTCGAGCGGACCCCGACGCGGGCCGGGTGGCGCGAACAGGTGCGTGCCGCGCTGGAGAGCGTCGAGCGGGGCGACCTCCAGAAGGTCGTCCTCGCCCAGTCGCTGCAGGTATCGCTCCGGGACGGGCTCTCAGTACCGGACGTACTGGGTCGGCTGGCCCGGAGATATCCGGACTGCTACCGGTTCATGCTCTCGCTCGCCGACGCCGGCACGTTCTTCGGTGCGACGCCGGAGCGGCTCGTCTCCGTTCGTGGTCGAACGGTCCGGACGGAAGCGCTCGCGGGGTCGACAGGCCGGGGCGATACCCCCGCAGAGGACGAGTGGCTCGCATCGGAGCTGCTCGAGAGCGAGAAGGACCGCCACGAACAGCAGCTGGTCGCCGACGCCATCCGCGAGCAGCTCGAACCGTTCGCGTCGTCGGTCCGGACCGGCGACGTGAGCGTCCGTCGACTGGCGACGGTCCAGCACCTCCGGACCTCCATCACCGCCGAACTCGACAGCGACCGCCACGTCCTCGAGCTCGTCGAGGCACTCCACCCGACGCCGGCGGTGGGCGGCCTGCCACCGGACGCGGCGCTGCGGACCATCCGGGAGACGGAAGCCTTCGACCGTGGGTGGTACGCCGCGCCCGTCGGCTGGGTCGACGCGGGCGGGAACGGCAGTTTCGCGGTCGGTATCCGCTCTGCGGTCGCCCGCGGCCGCCTCGCGACACTGTTTGCCGGCGCCGGCATCGTCTCGGACAGCGACCCCGACCGAGAGTGGGACGAGGTCCAGCTCAAGTACCGGCCGATGCTCGACGAACTGGAATGA